Proteins encoded together in one Mycobacterium noviomagense window:
- a CDS encoding VOC family protein, with protein MKFVSTRLITADVKQLVRFYEMVTGATANWGNDLFAEIPTAVGTLAIGSDRTVALFGDGSAEPAANRTAIIEFIVDDVDAQWERLRGHVSEVVTEPTTMPWGNRALLFRDPDGNLVNLFTPVTEEARAKFGV; from the coding sequence ATGAAATTCGTTTCGACCCGCCTCATCACTGCCGACGTGAAACAGCTGGTCAGGTTCTATGAGATGGTCACTGGTGCAACCGCGAACTGGGGTAACGACCTGTTCGCGGAAATTCCCACTGCTGTGGGCACCCTGGCCATCGGAAGTGACCGAACCGTAGCTCTGTTCGGGGACGGATCAGCCGAGCCGGCGGCAAACCGCACGGCGATCATCGAATTCATCGTCGACGACGTGGACGCCCAGTGGGAGCGACTTCGCGGACATGTCTCAGAAGTGGTCACCGAGCCGACCACAATGCCGTGGGGAAACCGTGCACTGTTGTTCCGGGATCCGGATGGAAACCTGGTCAACCTATTCACGCCCGTCACGGAGGAAGCTCGGGCCAAATTCGGAGTGTGA
- the ychF gene encoding redox-regulated ATPase YchF: MGLNLGIVGLPNVGKSTLFNALTKNDVVAANYPFATIEPNEGVVPLPDSRLAKLAEMFHSERVVPAPVTFVDIAGLVKGASEGAGLGNKFLANIRECDAICQVVRVFSDDDVAHVAGKIDPKSDIEIVETELILADLQTLERAVPRLEKEARNNKERKPVHDAAVAAQQVLDGGTTLFAAGMDASLLRELNLLTTKPFLYVFNADEAVLTDTTRVTELRELVAPADAVFLDAKIEAELAELDDESAAELLESIGQTERGLDALARAGFHTLKLQTFLTAGPKEARAWTIHQGDTAPKAAGVIHSDFEKGFIKAEIVSYDDLVAAGSMAAARAAGKVRMEGKDYVMADGDVVEFRFQATSGQQPKKN, encoded by the coding sequence GTGGGTCTGAATCTGGGGATCGTCGGTCTGCCCAACGTCGGCAAGTCGACGCTGTTCAACGCGTTGACCAAAAACGATGTGGTGGCCGCCAACTATCCGTTCGCCACGATCGAACCGAACGAGGGCGTCGTACCGCTGCCCGATTCACGGTTGGCCAAGTTGGCCGAGATGTTCCACTCGGAACGGGTCGTCCCGGCCCCGGTGACTTTTGTCGACATCGCAGGCCTGGTCAAAGGGGCATCCGAGGGAGCGGGCCTGGGCAACAAATTCTTGGCCAACATCCGCGAATGCGATGCGATCTGCCAGGTGGTGCGCGTGTTCTCCGACGACGATGTGGCCCACGTCGCCGGGAAGATCGACCCGAAATCGGATATCGAGATCGTCGAGACCGAGTTGATCCTGGCTGATCTGCAGACCCTGGAACGAGCGGTGCCGAGGCTGGAGAAAGAAGCCCGCAACAACAAGGAACGCAAACCCGTTCATGACGCAGCCGTGGCCGCCCAACAGGTGCTCGACGGGGGGACGACATTGTTCGCCGCCGGCATGGACGCCTCGCTGCTGCGGGAGCTGAACCTGCTGACCACCAAACCATTCCTTTATGTCTTCAACGCCGACGAGGCGGTGCTCACCGACACCACGCGGGTTACCGAACTGCGCGAGCTCGTCGCACCCGCCGACGCGGTCTTCCTCGACGCCAAGATCGAAGCCGAACTCGCCGAGCTCGACGACGAATCCGCGGCCGAGCTGCTGGAGTCGATCGGGCAGACTGAGCGCGGACTGGATGCATTGGCGCGCGCCGGTTTTCACACTCTCAAGCTGCAAACCTTTTTGACGGCAGGTCCCAAGGAAGCTCGCGCCTGGACGATCCATCAAGGCGACACCGCGCCGAAAGCGGCCGGGGTCATCCACTCTGACTTCGAGAAGGGCTTCATCAAAGCCGAGATCGTGTCCTACGACGACTTGGTCGCCGCCGGATCGATGGCCGCGGCCAGAGCCGCCGGCAAGGTCCGCATGGAAGGCAAGGACTACGTGATGGCCGACGGCGACGTCGTCGAGTTCCGGTTTCAAGCAACGTCAGGACAGCAGCCGAAGAAGAATTGA
- a CDS encoding DUF6542 domain-containing protein, giving the protein MSAQRARSAVAADHRSIHPNLAGVPWWAAIVIAVTAAAVGFAYDAGSGNKELTSVFTALYVIGCVVAVLVVRQSGVFTAVIQPPLILFCTVPGAYWLFHGAKIAGVKDILINCGYPLIERFPLMLFTSVGVLLIGMVRWYLGMATRSTATPETDADTGTRSGAIAGKIASLFSRDSAEAEKRPARRSRRVHAVGQSKSARSTSRGRPAKRPAPTRSRHARPPLDEAPDPAVERRRRRRPTHARDLDAAEPPATPRRRPRPPRDPDLRDQPPREIRRDPHVRSARPTTRSSRFDPYEPMDAYEPPPRRRTASNAASATGATHHPISRVRYRAAGPKEDADADPGSRPRRTPKSAADSWEYDI; this is encoded by the coding sequence GTGTCAGCACAGCGGGCGCGGTCGGCGGTAGCGGCGGATCATCGCTCGATCCACCCCAACCTCGCCGGTGTGCCCTGGTGGGCGGCGATCGTTATCGCGGTGACGGCAGCGGCCGTCGGCTTCGCCTACGACGCCGGCTCTGGTAACAAGGAGCTGACGAGCGTCTTTACCGCGCTGTATGTCATCGGCTGCGTGGTGGCGGTGCTGGTGGTGCGGCAGTCCGGCGTATTCACCGCCGTCATCCAGCCACCTCTGATCTTGTTCTGCACCGTGCCGGGGGCCTATTGGCTTTTCCACGGCGCCAAGATCGCCGGTGTCAAAGACATCCTGATCAACTGCGGCTATCCGCTGATCGAGCGCTTTCCGCTGATGCTGTTCACCTCGGTCGGGGTCCTGCTGATCGGCATGGTGCGCTGGTACCTCGGGATGGCGACCCGCAGCACGGCGACCCCCGAAACCGACGCCGACACCGGCACGCGCAGTGGCGCAATCGCGGGGAAGATCGCGTCGCTGTTCAGTCGAGACTCGGCTGAGGCCGAGAAGAGACCAGCGAGAAGGTCGCGTCGAGTGCACGCAGTGGGTCAGTCGAAATCCGCCAGGTCGACCAGCCGGGGCCGGCCCGCCAAACGCCCGGCGCCTACCCGGTCGCGCCATGCTCGACCGCCGCTGGATGAGGCGCCCGATCCTGCCGTCGAGCGCAGGCGACGCCGTCGGCCGACCCACGCTCGAGATCTGGATGCCGCCGAGCCGCCGGCTACCCCGCGCCGCCGGCCGCGGCCGCCGCGTGACCCGGACCTTCGCGATCAACCGCCGCGGGAAATCCGGCGCGATCCGCACGTGCGCAGCGCCCGGCCGACGACTCGCAGCAGCCGCTTCGACCCGTATGAGCCCATGGACGCCTACGAGCCGCCGCCGCGCCGTCGCACAGCATCGAACGCGGCCAGTGCCACCGGTGCGACACACCACCCCATTTCCCGGGTCCGCTATCGCGCAGCAGGCCCTAAAGAAGATGCCGACGCGGATCCGGGCAGCCGCCCCCGCAGAACTCCCAAATCGGCGGCTGACTCGTGGGAGTACGACATCTGA
- a CDS encoding 4-hydroxy-3-methylbut-2-enyl diphosphate reductase: MPPTVNMGIPGASRSAVDTPVGKRVLLAEPRGYCAGVDRAVETVERALEKHGPPVYVRHEIVHNRHVVETLAKAGAVFVDETEEVPEGAIVVFSAHGVAPSVHASAAERQLQVIDATCPLVTKVHNEAKRFARDDYDILLIGHEGHEEVIGTAGEAPDHVQLVDGPAAVDRVNVRDENKVIWLSQTTLSVDETMDIVERLRQRFPKLQDPPSDDICYATQNRQVAVKAMAPECQLVIVVGSANSSNSVRLVEVALGAGSRAAHLVDCADDIDPAWLDDVTTVGVTSGASVPEILVRGVLERLAEYGYDFVQSVTTANETLVFALPREIRPARS, encoded by the coding sequence ATGCCACCGACCGTCAACATGGGGATCCCGGGCGCTTCGCGTTCGGCGGTCGACACTCCGGTGGGTAAGCGGGTGCTGTTGGCCGAGCCGCGTGGCTATTGCGCTGGGGTGGACCGCGCCGTCGAGACGGTCGAGCGTGCGCTGGAAAAGCACGGCCCTCCGGTCTACGTCCGCCACGAGATCGTCCACAACCGGCACGTGGTGGAGACCCTGGCCAAGGCCGGCGCCGTGTTCGTCGACGAAACCGAGGAGGTCCCTGAAGGCGCCATCGTGGTGTTTTCCGCGCACGGTGTGGCCCCCAGCGTTCACGCCTCGGCCGCCGAGCGGCAGCTGCAGGTGATCGATGCCACCTGCCCGCTGGTCACCAAGGTGCACAACGAGGCGAAACGCTTCGCCCGGGACGACTACGACATCCTGCTCATCGGCCATGAGGGCCATGAGGAAGTCATCGGAACTGCCGGCGAAGCCCCCGACCACGTGCAGCTGGTCGACGGGCCCGCTGCCGTGGACAGGGTCAACGTGCGCGACGAGAACAAGGTGATCTGGTTGTCGCAGACCACGTTGTCGGTCGACGAGACCATGGACATCGTTGAGCGGCTGCGGCAGCGGTTCCCGAAGCTGCAGGACCCGCCCAGTGACGACATCTGCTACGCCACGCAGAACCGGCAGGTCGCGGTCAAGGCGATGGCACCGGAGTGTCAGCTGGTGATCGTGGTGGGCTCGGCCAACTCGTCCAACTCGGTGCGGCTGGTCGAGGTGGCGCTCGGCGCCGGATCACGGGCCGCGCACCTGGTGGACTGCGCCGACGACATCGACCCGGCGTGGCTCGACGACGTCACCACGGTCGGCGTCACCTCCGGCGCCTCGGTGCCCGAGATACTGGTGCGCGGCGTGCTGGAACGGCTGGCCGAATACGGCTACGACTTCGTGCAGTCCGTGACCACCGCGAACGAGACGCTGGTGTTCGCGTTACCGCGGGAGATCCGGCCCGCCCGGTCCTAA
- a CDS encoding lipid droplet-associated protein produces MATAPYGIRLLVGAATLAIEETRKLPRTILMYPMTLASTAAHIVMRFQQNLAELAIKGDATLETIFPPKDEQPEWATFDEDIAELTDDAPTSGAADAERRAEGRFALYSVSDAADDNREPGTASEAPTKPTRATKNPATTATVPVPPVAAELDYETLTLAQLRARLHSLDVEELEALLAYEEATKARAPFQTLLANRITRATAK; encoded by the coding sequence ATGGCTACTGCTCCGTATGGGATCCGGCTGCTGGTGGGGGCTGCAACGCTCGCCATCGAGGAAACCAGGAAACTGCCGCGGACCATCCTGATGTATCCGATGACGCTGGCCAGTACTGCGGCGCACATTGTGATGCGGTTCCAGCAAAACCTGGCCGAGCTGGCCATCAAGGGCGACGCCACGCTGGAGACGATCTTTCCGCCCAAAGACGAGCAGCCGGAGTGGGCCACCTTCGACGAGGACATCGCCGAGCTGACCGACGACGCGCCGACTTCGGGCGCCGCTGACGCCGAGCGCCGCGCCGAGGGGCGCTTCGCGTTGTACTCGGTGTCCGACGCCGCGGACGACAACCGGGAGCCCGGTACCGCATCCGAGGCGCCGACCAAGCCGACACGCGCCACGAAGAACCCGGCGACCACCGCGACCGTCCCGGTGCCGCCCGTGGCCGCCGAACTTGACTACGAGACGCTGACCCTGGCCCAGCTGCGAGCCAGACTGCACTCGCTGGACGTGGAGGAACTCGAGGCCTTGCTGGCCTATGAGGAGGCCACCAAGGCGCGTGCACCGTTCCAGACGCTGCTCGCCAACAGGATCACCCGCGCGACCGCAAAGTGA
- the xseA gene encoding exodeoxyribonuclease VII large subunit, with the protein MPVQPANSPENPFPVRAVAIRIAGWIDKLGTVWVEGQLTQINIRPDSKTVFMVLRDPAADMSLSVTCPRDLVLGAPVKLAEGTQVVVCGKPTFYTGRGTFSLRLSEIRAVGIGELLARIERLRGLLDAEGLFDPRLKRPIPFLPNMIGLITGRASAAEHDVTTVAAARWPAVRFAVRNTAVQGPNAVSQIVEALRELDADPEVDVIVVARGGGSVEDLLPFSDETLCRAIAACRTPVVSAVGHEPDNPLCDLVADLRAATPTDAAKKIVPDTAAEQALIDDLRRRSAHALRSWVAREERALAALRSRPVLAEPMTALQTRADEIHRARSALRRDISRLVDAETERIGHLGARLASLGPAATLARGYAVVQTVPASGPATVLRSVADAPAGTHLRVRVADGAVAALSEGPTDGR; encoded by the coding sequence GTGCCGGTCCAGCCGGCGAATTCTCCCGAGAACCCGTTTCCCGTGCGTGCGGTGGCCATCCGGATCGCGGGCTGGATCGACAAGCTGGGCACCGTCTGGGTCGAGGGCCAGCTGACGCAGATCAACATCCGGCCCGACTCCAAGACGGTGTTCATGGTGCTGCGTGATCCCGCGGCCGACATGTCGCTGAGTGTGACCTGTCCGCGGGATCTGGTGCTGGGCGCGCCGGTGAAACTCGCTGAAGGCACCCAGGTGGTGGTATGCGGCAAGCCGACGTTTTACACCGGACGCGGCACATTCTCGTTGCGGCTCAGCGAGATCCGCGCTGTCGGGATCGGTGAGCTGCTGGCACGCATCGAGCGGCTGCGCGGGCTGCTGGATGCCGAGGGACTCTTCGACCCACGACTGAAGCGGCCAATCCCCTTCTTGCCCAACATGATCGGGCTGATCACCGGCCGCGCCAGCGCGGCCGAACACGACGTGACCACCGTGGCCGCCGCCCGCTGGCCGGCGGTGCGCTTTGCGGTGCGCAACACCGCTGTGCAAGGGCCCAACGCCGTTTCGCAGATCGTCGAGGCGCTGCGTGAGTTGGATGCCGATCCCGAGGTGGACGTCATCGTGGTGGCCCGCGGCGGTGGCAGTGTGGAGGACTTGTTGCCGTTCTCCGACGAGACGTTGTGCCGCGCGATCGCGGCGTGCCGCACACCAGTGGTCAGCGCGGTCGGGCACGAGCCCGACAACCCGCTGTGCGACCTGGTCGCCGACCTGCGTGCCGCCACCCCTACCGATGCGGCCAAGAAGATCGTCCCGGATACGGCCGCCGAACAGGCTTTGATTGACGACCTGCGTCGCCGCAGTGCTCACGCGTTGCGCAGTTGGGTGGCCCGCGAAGAGCGCGCGCTGGCTGCGCTGCGCAGCCGTCCGGTGTTAGCGGAGCCGATGACGGCGCTGCAGACGCGCGCCGACGAGATCCACCGCGCCCGGTCGGCGCTGCGCCGGGACATCTCCCGCCTGGTCGACGCGGAGACCGAACGCATCGGCCATCTGGGCGCCCGTCTCGCCTCGCTCGGCCCGGCGGCCACCCTGGCCCGCGGCTATGCGGTGGTGCAGACGGTTCCCGCGTCCGGGCCGGCCACGGTGTTGCGGTCGGTGGCCGACGCTCCCGCGGGCACCCACTTGCGGGTCCGGGTCGCCGACGGTGCTGTGGCGGCGCTCAGCGAGGGGCCGACGGATGGGCGGTGA
- a CDS encoding exodeoxyribonuclease VII small subunit, whose product MGGEKERGDATPISELGYEECRDQLVEVVRLLEQGGLDLDASLALWERGEQLAKRCEEHLAGARKRIEDVLGANDVGET is encoded by the coding sequence ATGGGCGGTGAAAAAGAGCGCGGTGATGCTACGCCTATTAGTGAACTCGGGTACGAAGAATGCCGCGATCAACTGGTCGAAGTGGTCCGGCTCTTGGAGCAAGGCGGACTGGACCTAGATGCATCGCTAGCCCTGTGGGAAAGAGGCGAACAGCTGGCTAAACGCTGTGAAGAGCACTTAGCTGGCGCACGTAAGCGAATCGAGGACGTGCTGGGCGCGAACGACGTCGGGGAAACCTGA
- a CDS encoding 3-beta-hydroxysteroid dehydrogenase, translated as MLGRMSDPSLTTELGRVLVTGGSGFVGAHLVSTLLDRGCHVRSFDRAPSPLPEHPQLEVLQGDICDPGIVAAAVDGIDTVFHTAAIIELLGGASATDEYRQRSFAVNVGGTENLVRAAQVAGVKRFVYTSSNSVVMSGKRIAGGDETLPYTDRFNDLYTETKVVAERFVLSQNGVGGMLTCAIRPSGIWGRGDQTMFRKIFESMVAGHVKVLIGRKTAKLDNSYIHNLIHGFILAAQHLVPDGTAPGQAYFINDGEPINMFEFARPVIKACGQRWPRLRISGAVVRSVMSTWQRLHFRFGLPRPPLEPLAVERLYLDNYFSIAKAERDLGYRPLFTTEQAMKECLPYYVELFETVKATAKHHAASAVTVPAHAS; from the coding sequence ATGCTCGGCCGCATGAGTGATCCTTCGTTGACCACTGAACTGGGCCGTGTGCTGGTCACAGGCGGCTCCGGCTTCGTCGGCGCCCACCTCGTGTCCACGCTTCTCGACCGCGGATGCCACGTGCGATCCTTCGACCGGGCGCCGTCACCGCTACCGGAGCATCCGCAGCTGGAGGTGCTGCAAGGCGATATCTGCGATCCCGGCATCGTCGCGGCCGCAGTCGATGGCATCGACACGGTGTTTCACACCGCGGCGATCATCGAGCTGCTCGGTGGCGCGTCGGCGACCGACGAATACCGGCAACGCAGCTTTGCGGTCAACGTCGGCGGCACCGAGAACCTGGTGCGCGCCGCCCAGGTCGCCGGGGTGAAACGGTTCGTCTACACCTCGTCCAACAGCGTGGTGATGAGCGGCAAGCGCATCGCCGGCGGCGACGAAACACTGCCCTACACTGACCGGTTCAACGATCTCTACACCGAGACCAAGGTGGTCGCCGAGCGGTTTGTGTTGTCGCAGAACGGTGTTGGCGGCATGCTGACCTGCGCCATCCGCCCGAGCGGTATCTGGGGCCGCGGCGACCAGACCATGTTCCGCAAGATATTCGAGAGCATGGTCGCCGGGCACGTGAAAGTGCTGATCGGACGCAAGACCGCCAAGCTCGATAACTCCTACATTCACAACCTGATTCACGGGTTTATCCTGGCCGCCCAGCATCTGGTTCCAGATGGCACCGCGCCCGGTCAGGCCTATTTCATCAACGATGGCGAGCCGATCAACATGTTCGAGTTCGCACGACCCGTCATCAAAGCTTGTGGGCAACGCTGGCCGCGGCTACGGATCTCCGGTGCCGTGGTCCGCTCGGTGATGTCGACGTGGCAGCGGCTGCACTTCCGGTTCGGGCTGCCCCGGCCTCCACTCGAACCCCTTGCGGTGGAACGGCTTTACCTGGACAACTACTTTTCGATCGCCAAGGCAGAGCGCGACTTGGGTTACCGGCCGCTGTTCACCACCGAGCAGGCGATGAAGGAATGCCTGCCCTACTACGTCGAGCTTTTCGAAACCGTAAAAGCCACCGCCAAGCATCACGCGGCGTCGGCGGTGACGGTGCCAGCCCACGCATCTTAG
- a CDS encoding 2'-5' RNA ligase family protein has protein sequence MALAVCLLFDRHSERAVRALWDRIEQQGVPSLRSHTHGRHVPHVSYAVLRRWDQTAVTAALEGLGDGSPVELSFDGVGLFRRGRTWLVAGVSADFVARQARVVEAVTATGAELHKHYVPGIWLPHCSLAPRAMLAQLPVVVGAVLDVLPLRARLDRAALVNSATGEIRALARLP, from the coding sequence GTGGCCCTGGCCGTCTGCCTGCTGTTCGACCGACATTCCGAGCGGGCGGTCCGTGCGCTGTGGGACCGCATCGAGCAGCAGGGCGTCCCGAGCCTGCGCTCCCATACCCACGGCCGGCACGTGCCACACGTCTCATATGCGGTGTTGCGCAGATGGGACCAGACGGCGGTCACCGCCGCCCTGGAAGGCCTCGGCGACGGCTCGCCGGTGGAGCTCAGCTTCGACGGCGTAGGGCTGTTCCGACGCGGCCGCACGTGGCTGGTCGCCGGGGTGAGCGCCGATTTCGTCGCCCGGCAGGCACGGGTTGTCGAGGCCGTCACCGCCACCGGTGCCGAACTGCACAAGCACTACGTGCCCGGAATTTGGCTGCCGCACTGTTCGCTTGCACCGCGCGCGATGCTGGCGCAGTTGCCCGTGGTCGTGGGCGCTGTTTTGGACGTGTTACCGCTGCGGGCCCGGCTGGACCGCGCCGCGTTGGTCAACAGCGCGACAGGCGAGATCCGTGCGCTGGCGAGACTGCCCTGA
- a CDS encoding DUF1876 domain-containing protein: MYDRDLNSNWHVDIEFDEDDTHTHATVRAQLADGETMTTLGDAYRHPNDASQPMIGEQIAAARGLIALGTELLQSASRRIEQVTHQPVHLYR; this comes from the coding sequence ATGTACGACCGTGATTTGAACAGCAACTGGCATGTCGACATCGAGTTCGACGAGGACGACACGCACACCCATGCGACGGTGCGTGCCCAACTCGCTGACGGCGAAACCATGACCACCCTGGGCGACGCGTACCGTCATCCGAACGATGCGAGCCAGCCCATGATCGGCGAACAGATCGCCGCCGCCCGAGGGTTGATCGCGTTGGGCACAGAGCTCTTGCAGAGCGCGTCACGGCGGATCGAGCAGGTCACGCACCAGCCCGTGCACCTCTATCGCTGA
- a CDS encoding SDR family NAD(P)-dependent oxidoreductase codes for MTNRNAVVVGGASGIGRAVAHALAADKYRVTVADRNTKGAERVRLELGDPHLAATVEVTDEASVQELFAQPAPLDVVVNTAGFSGLGLIAELAVAEFRAVVDVCLTGAFLVIKHAAPALRDGGALVSLSSLNGRQPAAAMSAYCAAKAGLTMLTQVAALELAPRGIRVNAVAPGFVHTPLTEPAAQIPGVLDDYLQNTPLGRAGTPEEVAEAVVFMCKASWLTGEVLDLNGGAHLKRYPDVYGHVMKLAEQQ; via the coding sequence ATGACCAACCGCAACGCTGTCGTCGTGGGAGGAGCGTCCGGAATCGGCCGAGCGGTCGCGCATGCGCTGGCCGCCGACAAGTACCGCGTCACCGTCGCCGACCGCAACACCAAGGGCGCCGAGCGGGTCCGGCTGGAGCTGGGCGATCCGCATCTGGCGGCGACCGTCGAGGTCACCGACGAAGCGTCGGTTCAAGAGTTGTTCGCGCAGCCGGCGCCGCTCGACGTCGTCGTCAACACCGCCGGTTTCAGCGGCCTCGGGCTGATCGCCGAGCTGGCGGTCGCGGAGTTTCGCGCGGTCGTCGACGTCTGCCTCACCGGCGCTTTCCTGGTGATCAAACACGCCGCACCGGCGCTGCGCGACGGCGGCGCGCTGGTGTCGCTGAGTTCGCTGAACGGCCGCCAGCCCGCCGCCGCGATGAGCGCCTACTGCGCGGCCAAGGCAGGCCTGACGATGCTCACCCAGGTCGCCGCGCTGGAATTGGCTCCGCGCGGCATTCGGGTCAACGCGGTGGCGCCCGGGTTCGTGCACACGCCGCTGACCGAACCGGCCGCGCAGATTCCCGGCGTGCTGGACGACTACCTGCAGAACACTCCGCTAGGCCGCGCCGGCACCCCCGAGGAAGTCGCCGAGGCGGTGGTGTTCATGTGCAAGGCGTCCTGGCTGACCGGCGAAGTGCTCGACCTCAACGGTGGTGCGCACCTCAAACGCTATCCCGACGTCTATGGGCATGTGATGAAACTGGCAGAGCAGCAATGA
- a CDS encoding SDR family NAD(P)-dependent oxidoreductase — MIFTGKQAIVTGAGSGIGAALCRALVAAGADVVCTDIDGEAAALTAESLTGPGTARSAKVDVTDAAAVQGVVDDVVARAGRLDLMFNNAGIAWGGDTELLTLEQWNAIIDVNIRGVVHGVAAAYPVMLRQGHGHLVNTASMAGLTAAGQITSYVMTKHAVVGLSLALRSEAVSRGVGVLAICPAAVETPILDKGAVGGFVGRDYYLRGQGMKAAYDPDRLACDTLRAIQRNKALLVVPKRAYASWLFARLAPGLLQRMSVGFVERQRARQAARSSAG; from the coding sequence ATGATTTTCACCGGCAAGCAGGCGATCGTCACCGGCGCGGGCTCGGGTATCGGCGCCGCACTGTGCCGAGCACTGGTGGCCGCGGGCGCCGACGTCGTGTGCACCGACATCGACGGCGAGGCCGCCGCCCTCACCGCTGAAAGCCTCACGGGCCCCGGCACCGCTCGTTCCGCCAAGGTCGACGTCACCGATGCGGCCGCGGTGCAGGGCGTCGTCGACGACGTGGTGGCCCGCGCCGGCCGGCTCGATTTGATGTTCAACAACGCCGGCATCGCGTGGGGCGGCGACACGGAGCTGCTGACGCTTGAGCAGTGGAACGCGATCATCGACGTCAACATCCGTGGCGTGGTGCATGGTGTGGCCGCCGCCTATCCGGTGATGCTGCGCCAGGGGCATGGCCACCTCGTCAACACCGCGTCGATGGCCGGGCTGACCGCGGCCGGACAGATCACCAGCTACGTGATGACCAAGCACGCCGTTGTGGGGCTCTCGCTGGCGTTGCGCTCGGAGGCCGTCTCGCGCGGGGTGGGTGTGCTGGCCATCTGCCCTGCTGCCGTGGAGACGCCGATCCTGGACAAGGGCGCGGTGGGCGGGTTCGTCGGCCGCGACTACTACCTGCGCGGCCAGGGCATGAAGGCCGCCTACGACCCTGACCGGCTGGCCTGCGACACGTTGCGGGCGATCCAACGCAACAAGGCGCTGCTGGTGGTTCCCAAACGCGCTTATGCGTCATGGCTATTCGCGAGGCTGGCACCCGGTCTGCTGCAACGGATGTCGGTCGGGTTCGTCGAGCGCCAACGCGCCCGGCAGGCTGCTAGGTCAAGCGCTGGGTGA
- a CDS encoding dienelactone hydrolase family protein encodes MTAPEADLSGWSAAPFTGGGYTHDVYRKGEGPGVVLIPEIPGIHPGVLALGNHLVDNNFSVAIPSLFGTPGRPLSPGYVLPTMARACVAREFAAFATNKQRPVTVFLRALARELNAATPGKGVGVIGQCFTGGFALAAAVDDSVLAPVISQPSLPVPIAAAQRRDPGVSEHELGVVAERAENDGLCAMGLRFSEDKLSPRERFQTLKDKLGDAFEVIEIDSGPGNEHGFSRMAHSVLTDEVREVDGHPAYEARKRVVEFLTQRLT; translated from the coding sequence ATGACCGCACCCGAAGCCGACCTCTCCGGGTGGTCGGCCGCCCCCTTCACCGGTGGCGGCTACACCCACGACGTTTACCGCAAGGGCGAGGGCCCTGGTGTGGTGCTGATTCCCGAGATCCCCGGCATCCACCCCGGTGTCCTGGCATTGGGAAACCACCTGGTGGACAACAACTTCAGCGTGGCGATCCCGTCGTTGTTCGGCACGCCGGGGCGGCCGCTGTCGCCCGGCTATGTGCTGCCGACGATGGCCCGCGCCTGCGTGGCAAGGGAATTCGCGGCGTTCGCCACCAACAAGCAGCGGCCGGTGACGGTATTCCTGCGGGCGCTGGCCCGCGAACTCAACGCGGCCACGCCGGGCAAGGGCGTCGGCGTCATCGGCCAGTGCTTCACCGGCGGCTTCGCGCTGGCCGCCGCGGTCGACGACAGCGTGCTGGCGCCGGTGATCAGCCAGCCGTCGCTGCCGGTCCCGATCGCTGCCGCCCAGCGGCGCGACCCCGGGGTGAGCGAACACGAACTGGGCGTCGTAGCCGAGCGCGCTGAAAACGACGGATTGTGCGCCATGGGATTACGGTTCAGCGAGGACAAGCTGTCTCCGCGCGAACGGTTCCAAACACTCAAGGACAAGCTCGGCGACGCGTTCGAGGTGATCGAAATCGACTCGGGCCCGGGCAATGAGCACGGCTTCTCCCGGATGGCGCATTCGGTGCTGACCGACGAGGTCCGGGAAGTCGACGGCCACCCGGCTTACGAAGCCCGCAAGCGGGTCGTCGAGTTCCTCACCCAGCGCTTGACCTAG